Below is a genomic region from Periplaneta americana isolate PAMFEO1 chromosome 7, P.americana_PAMFEO1_priV1, whole genome shotgun sequence.
aagtacattcaaaaactcaggtacaataaaaattgaagtaaaaataaaatgatgtccctgtatgtatgtatgtatgtatgtatgtatgtatgtatgtatgtatgtatgtatgtatgtatgtatgtatgtatgtatgtatgttttagtaggttattttacgacgctttatcaacatcttaggttatttggcgtctgaatgatatgaaggtggtaatgccggtgaaatgagtccggggtccagcaccgacagttacccagcatttgctaatattaggttgagggaaacccccggagaaaacctcaaccaggtaacttaccccgacctggaattgaatccgggccacctggtctcgcAGCCAgattcgctaaccgttactccacaggtgtggacgcctacATATGTTACCGGTAAAAGAATTTTAAGTGTATGTTAAATCTTTAGCAATAAGAAACAGTCTTTCAGAAATCTTTTTCATTATTGATCAATGTTTGACAAGTTTTCTTGTGAAGTATTGAACTGTGTACAAGCAACTTTAGAATACAACAAAGagtcgaaataaaaaaaataccggACCTTTTCATAAGCCATCCCTACTTGCGACTCCATCTTCAGCAAGTTCTGCCCACTCAAACAGAAAATGCCGGCGCCGCCACTGCCTATGGATGATAGAGAAAGTTTATCATGACGGCATGCCACTTCAAGTGCTTAAACTGTGTCCAGTAATGAAAGCGGTAGCACCGCTAGGTTAGCCGTCATCCTGCATACAAACAGTTGTGTTAAGTAGACTCATTAACAAAACAGAGTTCGCAAATACAGCTCGGGGAGGAAGAGACTACCATTTGAATTAGGGCATCGAACACCTGCCGGTCAGGTACTAGCTAACAACTCCTCATCCTAGGGGCATGGGATCGAGTTCAAATATGTGTCGCAGCAAGATTACTGTGTGTTTCCTCCGCCATTGGTCGAATACCGCATTTATAGACTGTTAGGTTAGACACTTGCAGGCCTCATTGGCGTTGTGCCGACCAATTCACTactaattaaaaatggaaattttatgAGGAAAAACGTTTTTAGAACCTGAAAGTTAGACATACAcgaataataaaaatgaagaaatctaACTTTTGCATTGCCTAGTTTTTTGGGCtaaatacttttttaattttctggcaTATGTgcctttttatattctttttgcataatattttcaagTATTGAATCTAAAAAATAATTGATCGAAAAAATTGGCAAGTGCCAAAGAAGACTTACCGTGTACTATTACACACTCTACAAGAGAGTATAAACGACCAACTACTGTATAAGTGATTCTTGTACTTAATTTTGTAACACAGTGGTCTTTCATCAAATCAACTACGTATATAGAAAAAGACATGATCAAAATTATGCGTTTTACCCATGAGAATTTTAAGAGTGATATTATTACTAAGTTTATCTCTGGTGTTCTGTTTCACTACCAGTACTGGCGTATTTCACTCTTGTGTGACGTACTGTAGCCTATGCATTTACGGCCTGCAAGTTGGCGTTTTTCCTTGTACATAACTGTTGGCAGTAttgcaatgtttatttttaaaacacttttaGAATCTAACTGTACAtccaattttaaatttcattacgaGCAATATACTTGCTAACGTCTCTTTTCGTATTCTTAAaaactttcttctttttccttgcTTCCtatgttcatatattattttttttataaatatttgattCGTCTTTTTCTTTCAATGCCGTTTTTACTCTTTTAAAAACTCTGTCAGGAGTCTAAAAGAATTTTAGTGCCTTAACAAGTTTAATGACCTTACACAAGTCTGCAGCGATTCTAGGCACAGACAAGAGAGCGGTCAAGTATGACGACGCGGGAGCCTCGCAATGGCGGAAGAAACGCAAGTAAGCACTGGAAGCTCAGCTGAGCGACGTGGTGCCGATGTTGACGGCCTGGCTGTTGTCGCCGCTCTGGATGGAGAAGTGCCGGTACGAGATGTACTCCTGCGGAAGGGGCTGGTCGCGCTTGTTGGCGGCGCGCTGCTTCTTCAGCTTGAGGTAGCCCAGCACGGACACCAGCACCACGAACACCACGAAGCCCATGCAGCTGCCCACGATGAGGCCCAGGCGCCGCGTCAGGATGGAGCCGCCGTCGGGCGCGCCGTCGCTCGCCAGCAGCGTGCGCACCTCCGCGCAGCGCGTGGACGGCGAGTCGCTCAGCTGCGGCTGCGACAGGTTGCCGCCGCCGCCCGCCGCCCACGCGCCCAGGCCGCCCACGCAGATGAGGTAGCGCGTGTCGGGCGCCAGGCGTGCCAGCTTGACGCTGCGCGCGCCGCGCTCCAGCATCTTGCCGCGCACGGCGTCGTTGCGGTCGAGCGCGTGCCACGCCACGCGGAAGCCGTGCAGGCCGGAGTGGTTGCGGCTCTGCCACGACACGATCACGCTGAAGGGCTGGATGTCCTGGATGGCGAGCTTGAGCACGAGCGGCGCGGCGCAGAAGCGCGGCGGCTCCAGGTCCAGGAACAGCAGGCCTCGCAGCTCGGGCGGCTGCTCGCAGCGCAGGCCGCGCGTCGCCACTTTCTGGTGGTCGCGCAGCCACTCCCACAGCTCCTGGGAGTCGCAGCCGCAGTGCAGAGGGTTCTCCTCGGTGCGCAGCGAGCGAATCTGCGTCTCCAGCGGCCGGAAGGCGCTCAGCGGCAGCGTCTCCAGGTAGTTGCGGCTCAGGTCCAGCAGACGGAGCTTCTTGAGCGGGCGGAAAGCGTCGCTGGCCACGGCCGAGATCCAGTTGCCCGTGAGGTGTAGCTCTGCCAGGCTCTCCAGATGGCGGAACGTCCACTTGCCCACGCGTGTCACCTGGTTGAAGCTGAGGTCAAGAATCTGCAGCGACTTGAGGTCCTGCGGGAACTCCTCCAGCTCCTTGAGACGGTTGTGCGTGAGGTTGAGCAGGCGCAGACGGCCCAAACCGGCCAGGCGCTCCTGCGGCAGCAACTCCAGCTCGTTCACGCCCAGGTCCAGCGTGAGGAGCGCCGGCAACGCTCGGAAGGCTCCGGGCGAGACTCGCGACACGCGGTTCTGGTCCAGGAACAGGTGCAACAGTGCGGGGAAGGCCTCGAAGTCGGTGCTGGTCACTATACTGAGATTGGTGCCTCGGATATGCAGTTCCTGCAGACTGGGGTACACGCGGGCCGCGGCCGGGTCGTGGATACGCGCCAGCGGGTTGCCCGTCAGGTTGAGCCAACCCAGGCCGGGCAGCGCCAGCGCCGCCGCGGCGATTTGTCGGAATCTGTTGCGCGCCAGGTCGAGACGGCGCAGTGCCGGCGACAGGTGGAAGAAGTTGGCTGGTAGCGCGGCGAGCGAGTTTCCGCTGAGATCCACGCTCAGCAGAGCCGAAAGGTTGGCGGCAGCGAAACCGCTCAGCGCCGAGATGGCGTTGCCACTGAGGTCCAGGTCGCGCAGACGCCCGAGGCCGCCTAGACGCGACACGTCCACAGCGGCCAGCATGTTTCCGGACAGGGACAACGTTTCGAGAGCGTCCAAGCCGCTCAGCGCCGCGTACGGTACTTCCAGGAACGAATTGCGCGCCAGGCGTAGCTCGCGTAATCGGCGCGGCGACGCGAACACGTCGCGCGGAAGAGTTTTGAGTCGGTTTGAGCTAAGGTCAAGGCGTTCCAAGTCGCGCGCAGCGCCCAGCAACGATCGCGGAAGCTTACCGATGTGCGCGCCGCTCAGGGACAGTTGCTGCAGCGACGGCAAGCCATCCAGAGCGTCGCCTTGCAGCGCGCTGAGGTTGTTGCCCGACGCGTGCAGCACGCGCAGACCCGGGATGTCCAAAGCGCGCAGCGAAGCTGCTCCTAGGCGGTTGTGCTCCAGGTTGAGCTCGTTGAGGTTATTGAGCCCGCGAAAGGCGCCCGCCTCGATGCGCACCACCGAGCAGTTGTGCAGGTCTAGCAAGCGGATGGGCAGCCCCTCCTGGAACATGGCGTCATGCAGCACGGCCAGGCGATTGTCGCTCAGATCCAGCGTGCGCAGTTTCTTGAGGGACGTGAGGGCGCGCGGTTCGATGGTCTCCAGCTCATTACCCGACAGGTACAGCTCCTCCAGCTCGTGGAGGTCGGCGAACGTGTTGCCCGTCACGTGCCGCAAGCGGTTCAGGCTCAGGTCGAGGAACTTGAGGGCCTGCATGGGCTCGAAGGCGCGGTCTTCGATGTGCGCGATACTATTGTTAGTGAGGTAGACGCGCTGGATGAGGAGCAGGTCGCTGAAGAGCGCGCGGTCCACACGCGTAAGGCGGTTGTGTCCCAGCCACATGATTTGCACCGACGACTGCCCGCGCAGCGAGTCGTTGTGCAGCGTCTCCAAGTGGTTGGAATCCAGCTGGATGGACACGAGGGACGGCGACTCGTGCAGGAACACATCGCCCAGCGCCGCCAGCAAGTTTCCCTGAAACCACAAGCCGCAACGTGCCGAGGCCTAGAAAGCACAACTCAATGGCATGCACACCAACTGTTTTGAGAATCCCTATTATCAAACGTGACACATGTTCTCATAATACGCTTAGACTTACATGCTTCATAATAATTAATCTTCTTTATCATGATACGAATTATAGCCTACTACCGTTTACGATTTCCCTTCTTGGCCTTTCGTTTTCTGGATAACACGTAAAAGAAATTCTCTAAGAActcaaaattaagatatttattcatttatgtcctAGCGCTGTGGCCTAAGCcaacctgcctaggactcgcgttacggaatgcgcgctggatTGAGTCTCATGGGAAAAAAATtacctcatgaaatttcggccagtgtatgggagcccacctagcatcgtgatgcacttggtgagctacgataggtagcgaaatccggttacaaaagccagctataacggctggggaaatcgccgtgctaaccacacgtatttctattctggttggatgatcatccacctctgcttcggcatctggacgtgaggccagcagccggccggtcggtcatggtccttcatgggctgtcgtgcctcagatttttattattattaacttaatctATAATTTAATGATTAAtcattatgtcatatttttactttacttacggtttttaagaaactcggaggttcattgccgtcctcacataagcccgccatgggcccctatcctgaataagattaatccagtctctactatcatacccattattgctattatcatcttggttaatttttttttcaggcgTAGCTTACTATCTTTGTTGTTAAATTGTTATGTCAACATAAATAagtcttaataataaaattatatctggATTTTTACCATTTTGAAGATTTTCTTTATTTACGCTACAAGACCTATAAAattcaaattagaaatagtgTCGGTCTGATTAGCATTTGAAACTACTGTCCAATGCAGGGAAAGTTTTCCTAATTTAGGCCtatgtgacaattaaatatagtGTTGCACTTAGGCCTATAGCTTCGTACAATAGTTTGGCAATTAGACATAGTTGGTTCTATTCATTTAACTTAATCTTGAGCGGTTGAGCTTTTTATACGTTTTTGTCCATCACAGaacctacctctgattgaggttctggctgatatgtatcctgcatatattatcaggcagtacatctcacttgacgatatgtgtcagaggaagaataattgtttgtatacatctgaagtctgattagtggaatatgttactagtcagcgatgtatgcaatggaggaggaaaggaagtggccaacttatcccattatctcctgccttaggcgcctcataattggtgccttgttgatatcacttataaagttcagacttgtcttcggacagttgactaaacaacaatcttaGAACAGTTAGCCTATATATTtccggcatttttttttttttttttccggatttGCAAGGGAAAAATATGCTTTGTTCTTTTCAACGGCAAAAAGTGCCAAATATAGCCTATACCATTGTTAATATGATAGTATACGGAAATGTAAAATCTTGATACAtataactataggcctactacatatggAATATGTTTGCATTATAATTCAATGATGTTGAGGTAATAGaagataaatcataaaaatgagttttgagataaataaaaattaaacatcggacccttattttaattcattttctacaCAAACAACACACATACTAGCATTGTTTTTGCACGCCCATTTAtagaattgttgttgttgttgttgttgttgttgttatctaatgccgggctttggcaacgaagccattagcgttcttgctctccaatatttctctgtggtggatccatcaggtagaacgtcacaggttatgagatgatcttcagtcatttcttcttcttctttgttgcatagagggcaatttggatttgtgtaaattcctattttattcaagtgtttggccaaataatcgtgttctgtaagcagtctgaattttgctactgcagatttacgtgggatttctggaataatttctgttttttttttattaaaatgctccattttttatctttggctttggtacatagtgcttggttttgcttgatccatctatagaatttaacttgtgtattcaggtggagaacaaaactccatttgcacaaaaaatgacttaacctcttttacccgaacaccattgaattaatatattaatgaccTATTGATCATGGATACGTACAATGAAATTACGTATGCTCGAGTTTCGGAGGCCaggaaaaatgataaaattttggTAGGCCTATGCCAAGAAGAAAAACTGAACGGAGAATACAGAGTTCATGATGTAATATCCACCTGCAGGTTGACGTGTTGCAGGCTCTGCAGGCTGCGGAAGGCGCCCGACTCGATGCGGCGGATCAGGTTGTTCTGCAGGTGCAGCTCCAGCAGCGCGGGCAGCGGCTCGAACACGCCGCGCGAGATCTCCTCCAGGCGGTTGTTCTGCAGGCGCAGCTCGCGCAGCGCGGTGACCGCCGCGAACGTGCCCGGCTCCAGGGCGGCCAGGCGGTTGCCATCCAGGCTCAGCGACGCCAGAGCGCCGCTGCCCGCCAGCCAGTCACGCGGCAGCGCGCTGATGAAGTTGGCGCTGAGGTGCAGCTGCGCCAGGCGAGGCAGCGCCAGCGCCTCGACGCGCCGGATGGCGTTGTGCTGCAGGTAGATGACGGTGAGCAGGGCGGAGCCCGCGAAGGCGTCGGCCGGCACCTCCAGGATGTTGTTCTCCGACAGGAAGAGCTCGCGAAGCTCGGGCAAGTCGGCGAAGGCGCCGCTGATGTAGTGGATGTGGTTGTGGCTGAGATCCACCGTGCGCAGGCGCCGGTTGGCGCGGAACGTGGCGGCGTCCAGGAACACAAGCTTGTTGTGGCTGAGGTCCAGGGCCTCCAGCTCGCCCAGCGACGCGAAAGCGTCGCGTGCTAGCGTCTCGATGGCGTTGTAGTAGAGCGACAGCGTGCGTAACGCGGGGAACGGGCGGAAAGCGTCTGACGCCACCGACTCGAAGTTGTTAGAGCTAAGGTCAAGGAAGAGCAGGGCGTCGAGACGCGAGTAGCCGTCGTCGGGCACGGCGCCGATCTCGTTCCAGGCGAGACGCAGCGCTCGCAAGTGCTCGAGGCGTCGCACCGCCGCCATCGGGAAGGTGCGCAGCTTGTTCTCCGCCAGGTCCAGCTCGTCCAGCGTGTCCTCGAGCCCCGCGAAGGCGTACTCGCTGGTGCGCTGCAGCAGGTTGCCCTTCAGCTTCAGCTTGACCAAGTGCAGGCCGTAAAAGCTGTAGCTGGGCAAGTCGGCGATCTCGTTGGCCTCCAGGTCGAGGGAGCGCAGACGCGACAGGCCGGCGAGCGCCTTCTGCGGCACGGCGCTCAGACGGCCGCCCACCAGGCTAAGCGACTCCAGGCCCGGCCGCAGCGTCGTCAGGCTGTCGTCCGCCAGGTCGGCGAGTCCGGAGTGCGAGATGGTGAGGTGGCGCACGCTGGCGGCCCGCGGGAACAGGTCGGCCCGCAGCGCCGTCACCGCGGCGTCCAGGTCGTACACGGACAGCGACTGCACGGGGCCGCCCACCTCGAGCAGCGCGTGGCGCAGGGCGTACGCCGTGACGCCCGAGCACTCGAGGAACACGCCGTCCTCGAAGTTGTAGCAAGGACACAGCGAGGGGGCGGGGGGGCAGCCGCCGAGCAGCAGGGGGggcagcaatagcagcagcagcacatGAGTCATCTCCTCACTGCCGCCGCCATGCTGATGGCCTGCCAACCTGCGAGAAGAGCAACAATCAAATGTGCCGCTCAGATGTTCAGAGTTCAGTGGCCATGGCCGGCTCCTAACTTACCAATAATTATAACTTACATGTTTTGAATGTGATGGTACAAGTTTGAGAATGAAAATTAAGCAgaagtttaatttaaaaagtcTCAATCAACATTGGTCAGCAAATGAGCCGTTTGCAAGATAATGCAAAGTTTCTCGTAACATACCGCACGCCACTGATTTATTTGCTTATATGCATGCTCAACTCTTTCTTTTCCCTCTCTCGCAGCATTCCAGGACCGAATAAAAAGTAATCACGGTACCTATTAAAGGATAATTTACGTAGTACTATTGCATGAAGAACGTCAAAATGGAAAGAGGTTACAGCAACATGAGTAAGCCGGCGGATATGCAACTCGTCAATGGCGAAGCCAAGAATAATGCACCCGAGGCTGCAAGCTTGTAGAAGCTTTCTTCACTGAAAGCAGCTCATTCAGAAAAGTAGGCCTGCATGCAATAAGCTACGAGGCGGATCTGTACAAAAAATCTACACTACCTTGCATTTGCAAACCTTACTCCAAGTCTGGTATCTGTAGAATATAAGAGACGAAAAAAGTCCTCTGTGGAAGTAGTGAGTGGAGGGGGTCAGTCCAATGACCGCCCTGGAGGCAATGCTTGAAGGCAACGATCGACTGGAGAGAGAGGATAATTTCTATCCGAACTAAGCTGCAGTTAAGATGCCATactaaagtcccgtcgctctaatttccggcagccaatcgcgttgctggtcgggtacatttaaacgtgtgcatcttgtgattcgctgattcattccttaaggctcgataaatacataatataatcgcgcgccattttagctctttcgttggcgttcgcagaaagcacacgaagacgttatttgccgctcaattatttgctgaattacattgcgtttgatttattatcataggagcgacgacatgataatgtttaacggtgtggcaaatagattcctcgtatggtagctcggcaacgtaagaacaaatatggcgaacgatactacctacctagactttatagagccttcactttctaagacgtaagcaaagaggcggagtcacgccggaaataacagcttCGGGACTTTACCTATCACTTTTAGCTACGCGCATCTTATCCGCGAACCGATCCTTGCCGCAACACACTCCCGCACTAGGCTACTATGCTCCGGTCATTCGATTCTCTCCACCCAAATGCGCTGACtaactctacagattccagacacGGAATATATGTTGACtgagcttaacgtccccatccgacggacgaatcattatcaacagtgacatataccttcCCTTCAT
It encodes:
- the LOC138703552 gene encoding protein artichoke; amino-acid sequence: MTHVLLLLLLPPLLLGGCPPAPSLCPCYNFEDGVFLECSGVTAYALRHALLEVGGPVQSLSVYDLDAAVTALRADLFPRAASVRHLTISHSGLADLADDSLTTLRPGLESLSLVGGRLSAVPQKALAGLSRLRSLDLEANEIADLPSYSFYGLHLVKLKLKGNLLQRTSEYAFAGLEDTLDELDLAENKLRTFPMAAVRRLEHLRALRLAWNEIGAVPDDGYSRLDALLFLDLSSNNFESVASDAFRPFPALRTLSLYYNAIETLARDAFASLGELEALDLSHNKLVFLDAATFRANRRLRTVDLSHNHIHYISGAFADLPELRELFLSENNILEVPADAFAGSALLTVIYLQHNAIRRVEALALPRLAQLHLSANFISALPRDWLAGSGALASLSLDGNRLAALEPGTFAAVTALRELRLQNNRLEEISRGVFEPLPALLELHLQNNLIRRIESGAFRSLQSLQHVNLQGNLLAALGDVFLHESPSLVSIQLDSNHLETLHNDSLRGQSSVQIMWLGHNRLTRVDRALFSDLLLIQRVYLTNNSIAHIEDRAFEPMQALKFLDLSLNRLRHVTGNTFADLHELEELYLSGNELETIEPRALTSLKKLRTLDLSDNRLAVLHDAMFQEGLPIRLLDLHNCSVVRIEAGAFRGLNNLNELNLEHNRLGAASLRALDIPGLRVLHASGNNLSALQGDALDGLPSLQQLSLSGAHIGKLPRSLLGAARDLERLDLSSNRLKTLPRDVFASPRRLRELRLARNSFLEVPYAALSGLDALETLSLSGNMLAAVDVSRLGGLGRLRDLDLSGNAISALSGFAAANLSALLSVDLSGNSLAALPANFFHLSPALRRLDLARNRFRQIAAAALALPGLGWLNLTGNPLARIHDPAAARVYPSLQELHIRGTNLSIVTSTDFEAFPALLHLFLDQNRVSRVSPGAFRALPALLTLDLGVNELELLPQERLAGLGRLRLLNLTHNRLKELEEFPQDLKSLQILDLSFNQVTRVGKWTFRHLESLAELHLTGNWISAVASDAFRPLKKLRLLDLSRNYLETLPLSAFRPLETQIRSLRTEENPLHCGCDSQELWEWLRDHQKVATRGLRCEQPPELRGLLFLDLEPPRFCAAPLVLKLAIQDIQPFSVIVSWQSRNHSGLHGFRVAWHALDRNDAVRGKMLERGARSVKLARLAPDTRYLICVGGLGAWAAGGGGNLSQPQLSDSPSTRCAEVRTLLASDGAPDGGSILTRRLGLIVGSCMGFVVFVVLVSVLGYLKLKKQRAANKRDQPLPQEYISYRHFSIQSGDNSQAVNIGTTSLS